From Aedes albopictus strain Foshan chromosome 1, AalbF5, whole genome shotgun sequence, one genomic window encodes:
- the LOC109405681 gene encoding uncharacterized protein LOC109405681: MNYSVLGENETFVVLRSTTTGDEDHGYNPDQQHSADEHSSTIGLLVLGLIMMMLVDQIFLPVSLNSTGIATLFSAGTFLDATTFHILPELTHNTGRGGHRTGSHSRVEATLQNTGLALLISKVPLPMFWIILTTPSESGHRAADELNPNIAQLVKPVLFCRRKRNRLIN, encoded by the exons ATGAATTATTCCGTTCTAGGAGAAAATGAAACATTTGTCGTTCTTCGAAGCACCACCACAG GAGACGAAGACCATGGATATAATCCGGATCAACAGCACAGTGCGGATGAGCACTCGTCTACAATTGGCCTGCTGGTGCTAGGACTCATTATGATGATGTTGGTGGATCAGATTTTTTTACCAGTA TCCCTGAATTCCACCGGCATCGCGACGCTATTTTCTGCAGGAACGTTTCTGGACGCGACTACGTTTCACATACTGCCGGAACTGACTCACAATACCGGGCGCGGAGGCCATCGAACCGGCAGCCATAGTAGAGTGGAAGCTACGTTGCAGAACACCGGACTGGCTCTGCTGATCTCGAAAGTCCCACTGCCTATGTTCTGGATCATTTTGACAACACCATCAGAGAGCGGTCATAGAGCCGCTGACGAACTTAACCCAAATATTGCTCAGTTAGTAAAGCCGGTCTTGTTTTGTCGAAGGAAAAGGAATCGATTAATAAATTAG